From Streptomyces sp. 6-11-2, one genomic window encodes:
- a CDS encoding DUF4442 domain-containing protein, which yields MSIGEMLAATVPMARTLNLEFLQTTPEKAVVTLPDQADYHNHVGGPHAGAMFTLGESASGAIVLAAFGDQLSRAVPLAVRAEIAYRKLAMGAVTATATLGRPAADVVAELDAGQRPEFPVPVEIRRADGAVTGEMTVVWTLRPNG from the coding sequence ATGTCGATCGGCGAGATGCTCGCCGCCACCGTGCCGATGGCCCGGACCCTGAACCTCGAGTTCCTTCAGACCACGCCGGAGAAGGCGGTGGTGACCCTGCCGGACCAGGCCGACTACCACAACCACGTGGGCGGGCCCCACGCCGGCGCGATGTTCACGCTGGGGGAGTCCGCGAGCGGGGCCATCGTGCTGGCCGCGTTCGGCGACCAGCTCTCCCGTGCCGTGCCGCTCGCCGTGCGGGCCGAGATCGCCTACCGGAAGCTGGCCATGGGAGCCGTCACCGCCACCGCGACCCTGGGCCGTCCCGCCGCCGACGTCGTCGCGGAACTGGACGCGGGACAGCGGCCGGAGTTCCCGGTGCCGGTCGAGATCCGGCGCGCGGACGGGGCCGTCACGGGAGAGATGACCGTCGTCTGGACCCTGCGGCCCAACGGCTGA